The Diadema setosum chromosome 12, eeDiaSeto1, whole genome shotgun sequence genome has a segment encoding these proteins:
- the LOC140236324 gene encoding uncharacterized protein, giving the protein MEVRASVTTVTLFVALLAAMATGEEIGSPRLYEDSENASDFGVDQFDGLDNGLDALDNNADVFRDIIQRLMKDADAQAASRASSHRILAAISGNGLLSVQPAVSRQYDAYLADQLHEEPTTLDFKRGRCRNRQCRNLEGKNPNANFRPLPFGKRSRFSPAKVAARASEFSNKRGRVKSKILTRFPARNDFLPFGRR; this is encoded by the exons ATGGAAGTCCGGGCGAGTGTTACCACGGTCACGTTATTCGTCGCTCTGCtggctgccatggcaaccggTGAAGAAATCGGGTCGCCGAGACTATACGAAG ATTCGGAGAACGCCTCCGACTTCGGCGTTGATCAGTTTGACGGCCTGGACAACGGGCTCGACGCACTCGACAACAACGCAGACGTTTTCAGGGACATAATACAGCGGCTGATGAAAGACGCCGACGCCCAGGCAGCTAGCAGAGCGTCTTCACACCGGATACTCGCCGCTATCAGCGGCAATGGACTCTTGTCGGTCCAACCGGCAGTGAGCCGCCAGTACGACGCGTATCTCGCTGACCAACTCCACGAGGAGCCGACGACGCTAGATTTCAAGAGGGGGCGCTGCAGAAATCGACAATGCCGGAATTTGGAAGGGAAAAACCCGAACGCAAATTTCCGCCCGCTACCGTTCGGCAAACGCTCGAGATTCTCCCCTGCAAAAGTGGCGGCCAGAGCTAGCGAGTTCTCCAACAAGAGAGGGCGTGTGAAGAGCAAGATACTCACACGGTTTCCCGCCCGAAATGACTTCTTACCATTCGGCAGACGATAA